The segment GCGTGCAGGTCCGAGGGATTGATCTCGCTCTCCACGCCCTCCCTCACAAGGGTCTTCTTGACCGGGTCTATCTTGAGCTGCTCGGCCTTGGGGACCTGCTTGATGCAGACGACCATTCTGAGTCCACTGGGTTCGGGCATGCTCACATCGACCTCGTTCCGCCGAGAAGGTCCTGCATCAGCTGCATGAGTGAGATCTTCCCCTTCATCTCCTCTTTCGCAATGTGGAACATCTTCTCCTTCTTTGTCCCATCGACCGTGTACATCCTGTTGAGGATCCCGCAGAGGAGCTGAGGATACGCCCTGTATATCCTCGGGTTCATTAGGAACGACGGCGTCCTGCCGAACTCCTCCAGCTCGCTGAGGACCCCGAAACTTCGAAGGTCGTGAAGGTATCTGGAGAGAGAGCCCGCCGAGTAGTCGTTCGCTGCGCGGGCGGCCTTCACCGTCTCCGCCGCCGCCATCCCGGAGAGGATGGCCAGGTCGACGCCTCGGTACGTGTACCCGTGGCTGAGGACGAAGCCAGCGGCATCGCCCACCGCGAGGAACCCGTTGGCGTAGGGCCTCGGGATCATGCGGGTCCCCAGCTCTGGGATCATGTGCGCCGAGTACTCGACGACTTTTCCTCCCTCGATGTACTTCTGAATGGATGGATGAAGCTTGAATCTCTCCATGAGCTCCTGGATCTCCGTTCTGTGGCTGGACAGATCTTCGGACTGTACGACGACGCCGAGGGACACGGAGTCCTCGTTCGTGTAGAGGAAGCCGCCCCCGCGGAGGAAGTTCGTCACCT is part of the Candidatus Thermoplasmatota archaeon genome and harbors:
- a CDS encoding FAD-dependent oxidoreductase, yielding MDRFDVIVIGAGPAGSSAAYSLAKEGFSVLIIERGKFPGSKNVYGGRIYTYPLKRLFPDDWREAPIERYVVQENISMLSKDTAVTIQYDSLRTGSSRVNSFTAIRSKFDKWMAKRAGEEGAMVISGTRVDDLLVSNGTVFGVRAGGDEVKANVIIAADGVASIFAQKAGIRPELIPKEISVGVKETIKLTKKRIEDRFNVGEKEGVANAYMGQVTNFLRGGGFLYTNEDSVSLGVVVQSEDLSSHRTEIQELMERFKLHPSIQKYIEGGKVVEYSAHMIPELGTRMIPRPYANGFLAVGDAAGFVLSHGYTYRGVDLAILSGMAAAETVKAARAANDYSAGSLSRYLHDLRSFGVLSELEEFGRTPSFLMNPRIYRAYPQLLCGILNRMYTVDGTKKEKMFHIAKEEMKGKISLMQLMQDLLGGTRSM